Below is a genomic region from Medicago truncatula cultivar Jemalong A17 chromosome 3, MtrunA17r5.0-ANR, whole genome shotgun sequence.
AGTGCAAACTTCAAGTTCTCATAACGTCATGGATAAGAATATGACCACAAATGCGCAGTGGTTGCACAAGAAATTGATAATTGACATATTCGATTACCTGATCACATTCTTTAATAATAGGACCGTGGTCTGCAAAATAAAGTATCAAATTAAGATATAAATATGTTaatcattccttcaaaaaaaaaaatgttaatcatAAAATCTAGAATCAATcagtttaacaaataaaaaattatgactcATAATTTGCCAAGGAGTTTCCTTTTCTCATAATTTGCCTTCGAAGAGGTTGCTTTGGCATGAAGGTTCTAACATTCATAACTCTAATTTCTTTTCCTAGAAGTATTGTGGATATGGTCGTCTAACGTTGAAAAAGGGTGGTATTGTGATGAATCATGGTGGTGGTGCTGCTTGTGGAGTTGTGGGGTGTGGCATATTACCATAATTTGGCTTCAAAGAGGCTGTTTTTGCATGCAGGTTCTGAAATTTATAGCTTGTAATTTGTGTGTAATATTCAAAAATCATTTAGTatgggacggaaggagtaaaacttgaacaaaattgttttagaaattaaatttaatatatgcaaCAAAAAAGTTTGTGATATTCGCGAGGCATGTCAACATACAACATGACAAATTATGGTATGGCAGTGCTTGTGTTTGGTTTTaagctttttatttattttttctttgtttggtgTGTCATAATATCGAACCTAGGGCACTGAGATTGAAAAGTAGATTTTAACTAAGCGATCATATAAGGTAAccaacaatttttcatttatctCATTAAATCGTAATAAACATGAGATTCCAacaatcatataaattatattgaATGATGTAGAAAAATATAGTTTGAAGAGGAATGAACTTCTtacaaaagtttgaaaaaaaaaatgcaaagatgAAGGGCTTTTGAATTTCTTTGAAGTATGATTTTTTTCAACTGAGAAAAGTGGTCATGGACTTAAAAGtgaaaatgtaaattattttacacgGACATCAAATTAGAGCTAAGAATTCggcatttatttaaaaaatggatGTAATATATGCTTAGGTGACAATACGATGATGTGTTTTTACTGGTTGGCAGCGTAATCCTATAAAATGGtcgttaatttataaacttatagAGCAAGAGTAGTACCGTAGAAAATGGAAATAaccattttctcttttcttttgcaTTCTTGGTGAGAAAAAAATAACTTGAGGTTCACAATCCCATATGTGGAATCGATATTTTATCACGACGATAAAATCATGCACTTGCGATGATATCACTTTCTTCGATTAATACATTATAAATATGGAGTGTGAGGGGTAAATTGTTAAATTGTCTGCTTCCTCTAAATTTTGACTGAGTTTGATATCTTCACAATCTTCTTAGGCCTCGGTAAAAATATTCGACTAACCCATGTTCGTCTATATTTTTTAgtgcaaaaaaattgaaagggtAAAAATGGATTGATTTTAActagaaaattaaaaactaattcAACAATATGACATGTATACCTGTGGCAAAAGACCTAAAACAAATAACACTATTCATTGTTTGCTGGGAATTGTGTgcgaaaaagaataaatttttcatAAGAACTTGTTCATAAATCCAACAATTAGAAACAACTAATAAAAGTGTaggaaaaaaatagaacacAGATAAATTTGAGACAGATATTAGACATAAAGGTTGAATTTCATTTCACTTATGACAAGAAAGGGTGGCAAATcttaaaacataacaagtactcTCTAACCACAAATACAATGTGCCAAACTAGACACCGCTGAAATCTTGATTCTTGTTCTGAGTAAAAGTGGAAGCCTTCTGAAATCTAACATAATAAGGTTCTTCAATACCAGCACCAAGAGCCATAACTTTAGTTCCATCAGTATCTACAAAAGTTCCAACAGGAGCACAAAGAGTACCAGGAACAGAAGGACAGTACAGAAAGCTATAAATCTCATAAGCATGTTCTCCCTCAAGCCTCTCAATCTTAAACTGGCTAAAAAGGTTCCCAGGAAAACCACCGGTGCTCACAAACCAAAACCTAGCTCTAGTTCCCTCTTTTGAAATCTTCCACACTTTTCTCTCACTGCAAGGACTACCCAATATTGGAATCTCAACGGTGAGATCAGTGAGAGTTGGAATGTAATCATGTTCATATTCATAGAAATAAACTGGCGAGCCAATGGCTTCAGGGTTACGGATAACATCAAGAGGGCatgttttgtttcttgtttgTCCTAATGTTATGCCTCCATTGTCAGCCCAAAGTGGAAATACGTAGTAACCTTCACCTGGTTTAAGAGGGTTACCTTGTTTGTCTACTACTGCCTCTGGTTTATCTCCTTGTAGTGCCTTTGTGTTGAACAACGCTGAGAGAGAAAGGAAGCAAAAGAGTTGAATGAATTTCAttgtttcttgattttttttaatttgcctTTGGAATATTATAACATGGATAGGATAAGTGGATAATATGAATGGATATTATAACATGATGGAATGGATAACATGAATTGATGAATGGACGCAGGGGAAATAATAAGTACGAAAACGAGCAAGTTTATTGATATAACATCATGAGGGCATGTTCTGTTTCACGTTAACAGCATAATAAAGAACATCTCcattttgctttaaaaaaaaaaaacagaagcaTCTCCATTCACAAGGGATTTAAACtagagttaaataagtttttcgtccctaaaaaatagcaaattttattttagtccctaaaaaactAAACAGAATGTTTTTCGTTCTCacaaaaaattttattttattttcaatccCTAACGACCAATTTATGTTAATATGAATGTCGAGATTATGAGTCTTTTATGTTCATATTATGTCTATTTATTATGTTTAAATTTTGTATGTTCatgttatgttaaaaaaatgtcaagaacacatcaaaattatttttgttaaggacggaaaacaaaacaaaaaaattataacgatgaaaataacttattttattttacaaggactaaaatcaaaatcagttatatatatagggacgaaaaacttatttaacccctAACAAAATTACTCTTGTTGTTCTTTTACggttttatgaaattttctGTAAATTTCTACGTGGCTTGCGGAgtcaacattttttaattaaaaaatatttttttgtgcataaaaaaataaagataaaaaacttAAGTGTgacaaataagataaaatattatgaaataattttgcTTATGTATATGTTCTATTGCGCTTTTTGCCAAAAGCAAAAGCCTTGGATCAACTTTTGTCtcccttttctatttttttttccttactcatgatttttgaattattttcttatagattgtttgtttatgtggtaacaataaaaaaaaaattgaaaactcggtatccgaagtggtaacaataattaattttaaatgaatttaagtatgtttggtttttccttaacaaaaataaattttgagtgaattaattttctaaaatttattgttaaaagTAAATTGAATGTAGAATTATTCACTGAGTCTTAATTCCACTGAAGAACAATCAAAGATATAATAATCAATAATCCacctttaaaatcaattttcatttcTCTAAAAATGAAACCAAACAGTTCCCTTAAATATATtcatgtaaatataaataaataataataaggtAAAGTAAATCCTAAACAAAAAGGACTAATCCCAAAAAAGGGACCCAAAAGTGCCCAATTTCCTGCTAGAAAGAACAGCCACCACAACCCCTATTTAACGGGTAGCACTTGGATGCCATAGTTTTTTGGTGTCATTGGTGTCATAGGTAactttgtgtctatctctctcttaacaactcattctctctcatctaaataatttattttaatcattctctTTCATCTAAAATGAACTTATGCACCAATGACAT
It encodes:
- the LOC11432445 gene encoding kunitz-type elastase inhibitor BrEI, which translates into the protein MKFIQLFCFLSLSALFNTKALQGDKPEAVVDKQGNPLKPGEGYYVFPLWADNGGITLGQTRNKTCPLDVIRNPEAIGSPVYFYEYEHDYIPTLTDLTVEIPILGSPCSERKVWKISKEGTRARFWFVSTGGFPGNLFSQFKIERLEGEHAYEIYSFLYCPSVPGTLCAPVGTFVDTDGTKVMALGAGIEEPYYVRFQKASTFTQNKNQDFSGV